One genomic segment of Candidatus Thermodiscus eudorianus includes these proteins:
- a CDS encoding ribonuclease P Rpr2/Rpp21/SNM1 subunit — MKRSRRRSRAVLKDLVVQRIEILYEIAVQKAKEGDWDYAARLGSLIKEMSTTTRVRPPRWIKKALCKRCNLPLIPGVTASLRLRSQGRFSYIVIRCARCGWIHRRPYKKGGQRNAPEEREESKSGASR; from the coding sequence TTGAAGAGGAGCCGGCGAAGGTCTAGGGCGGTCCTAAAGGACCTTGTCGTCCAGAGGATAGAGATACTATACGAGATAGCGGTCCAGAAGGCCAAGGAGGGGGACTGGGACTATGCTGCAAGGCTCGGATCACTGATAAAAGAAATGTCGACGACAACAAGGGTGAGACCCCCCAGATGGATCAAGAAGGCTTTATGCAAGAGATGTAACCTCCCACTTATACCAGGGGTAACAGCGTCGCTACGGTTGAGAAGCCAAGGCAGGTTCTCATATATAGTAATAAGGTGTGCTAGATGCGGTTGGATTCACAGGAGGCCCTACAAGAAGGGAGGTCAACGAAATGCCCCCGAGGAGCGCGAGGAGAGCAAGAGCGGCGCATCACGATAG
- a CDS encoding DNA-binding protein, whose amino-acid sequence MSVDDRELEEIRRRKLMELQRELEEEKKRKALEAELRARKEALLRRILTDSARERLANIRLVKPELAEAAENLIIQLVQAGQLVPPVSDEQVKAILLRLDSQARRSFKIRFERK is encoded by the coding sequence TTGAGCGTAGATGATAGGGAGTTGGAGGAGATAAGGCGGAGAAAGCTAATGGAGCTACAGAGGGAGCTGGAAGAGGAGAAGAAGAGGAAGGCCCTTGAGGCTGAACTTAGGGCTAGAAAGGAGGCGTTGCTACGCAGGATACTGACTGATTCCGCCCGGGAGAGGCTTGCTAACATAAGGCTTGTAAAACCAGAGCTAGCCGAGGCGGCAGAGAACCTGATAATACAACTAGTCCAGGCGGGCCAGCTTGTGCCTCCGGTGTCCGACGAGCAGGTAAAGGCTATATTGTTAAGATTAGACTCACAGGCCAGGCGTAGCTTCAAGATACGGTTCGAGCGCAAGTAG
- the pfdA gene encoding prefoldin subunit alpha, whose translation MSKKPEEQTVIDPNALLVQAQELAQIIENLRSLLANLGVRRDSISKAKETIEAIGESEEPILAPADPEGIVFYKTQPVEKDKFLVHLGLDVYAALSREKALESLAKKEAEISKEISIVSERLEEARRQYEAIQSILQQLAMKQAQARRQQ comes from the coding sequence ATGTCAAAAAAACCAGAGGAGCAGACAGTAATAGACCCAAACGCGCTACTCGTGCAAGCCCAGGAGCTAGCGCAGATCATAGAGAATCTACGGAGCCTTCTGGCAAACCTAGGCGTTAGAAGGGACAGTATAAGCAAGGCCAAGGAGACCATTGAAGCCATCGGCGAGAGCGAGGAGCCTATATTGGCCCCAGCAGATCCCGAGGGTATAGTATTCTATAAAACCCAGCCGGTCGAGAAGGATAAGTTCCTAGTCCATCTAGGCCTCGACGTCTACGCTGCCCTCAGCAGGGAAAAAGCATTGGAATCGTTGGCTAAGAAGGAGGCCGAGATAAGCAAAGAAATATCGATAGTCTCGGAGAGGCTCGAAGAAGCCCGGCGGCAATACGAGGCGATACAATCGATCCTCCAACAGCTAGCCATGAAACAAGCCCAGGCTAGACGACAACAATAG
- the ftsY gene encoding signal recognition particle-docking protein FtsY yields MFNRFRDAIKKTVSSLKERVGEKLQREIKEDDLDEILDEMMMELLEVDVAYEVAESLAEAVKRSLIGLRISRGVDLEALVRKTIEEKLLEILDKPVPDVVREARSREPGERPLVLVFLGVNGVGKTTTIAKMAYMLRQAGVTPVLAAADTFRAGAQEQLAVHAERLGVPLVRGRYGADPASVAHDAISYSRARGYRVVLVDTAGRMHADYDLMGELKKIVRVSKPDYKVLVVDSLTGNDAVEQARRFNEAVGVDFVILTKTDADVKGGTAVSVAGVIGKPIAYLGIGQGYGDLVRFDAKKFVKDLVGA; encoded by the coding sequence TTGTTCAATAGATTTAGAGACGCCATAAAGAAGACCGTGTCTAGTCTGAAGGAGAGAGTGGGTGAGAAGCTACAGAGGGAAATCAAGGAGGACGACCTAGACGAGATACTGGATGAGATGATGATGGAGCTCCTAGAGGTCGATGTAGCCTATGAAGTAGCTGAGTCCCTGGCAGAGGCGGTTAAGAGGTCCCTCATAGGACTACGAATAAGTCGAGGCGTGGACTTAGAGGCTCTAGTGAGGAAGACTATAGAGGAGAAGCTCCTGGAGATCCTTGACAAGCCAGTGCCTGATGTTGTAAGAGAGGCTAGATCAAGGGAGCCCGGCGAGAGACCGTTGGTCCTTGTCTTCCTAGGGGTTAACGGGGTGGGCAAGACAACTACAATTGCAAAGATGGCCTACATGCTCAGGCAAGCAGGTGTAACCCCTGTACTGGCAGCTGCGGATACCTTCAGGGCCGGAGCCCAGGAGCAGCTAGCAGTACATGCTGAGAGGCTTGGAGTGCCCCTGGTAAGGGGTAGGTATGGGGCGGATCCAGCTAGCGTCGCTCACGACGCTATAAGCTATTCCCGGGCTAGGGGGTACCGTGTAGTCCTGGTTGATACTGCTGGTAGAATGCATGCTGATTATGATCTAATGGGCGAGTTGAAGAAGATAGTGAGGGTTTCCAAGCCCGACTACAAGGTGCTGGTGGTTGACAGCCTGACGGGTAACGATGCTGTGGAGCAGGCTAGGAGGTTTAATGAGGCTGTTGGGGTCGACTTTGTCATACTCACGAAGACGGATGCAGACGTTAAGGGGGGTACTGCCGTGTCCGTAGCTGGCGTCATAGGAAAGCCCATAGCCTATCTCGGCATTGGCCAGGGCTATGGAGACCTAGTACGGTT
- a CDS encoding 50S ribosomal protein L39e, protein MARNKPHARKLRLAKAAKRSRALPAWVIVKTMRRFTFNPVRRHWRMTKLKK, encoded by the coding sequence ATGGCTAGGAACAAACCCCACGCAAGGAAGCTTAGGCTCGCGAAAGCCGCCAAGAGAAGTAGGGCTTTGCCTGCATGGGTTATAGTAAAGACCATGAGGAGGTTCACTTTCAACCCCGTTAGAAGGCATTGGAGGATGACTAAGCTGAAGAAGTAG
- a CDS encoding 50S ribosomal protein L31e, translated as MAEEKVLFKAVYNVNLSRVYWGRRTNRADRAVKLVREFVRRHTKADRVVIADEVNNYIWSRGREKPPRRVSILVKVVEKSEEEEEKEKTREARVYLASPKLKPGKIVAKESKSK; from the coding sequence ATGGCGGAGGAGAAGGTTCTGTTCAAGGCCGTCTACAATGTTAACCTCTCCCGTGTATACTGGGGTAGGAGGACTAACCGCGCCGACAGGGCTGTAAAACTCGTTAGAGAGTTCGTCAGGAGGCATACAAAGGCGGATAGGGTAGTCATAGCCGACGAGGTCAACAACTATATATGGAGTAGGGGCCGGGAGAAGCCTCCGAGGAGGGTGAGTATTCTAGTCAAGGTCGTTGAGAAGAGTGAAGAGGAGGAAGAGAAGGAAAAAACTAGAGAAGCCCGCGTATACCTCGCATCGCCTAAGCTAAAGCCCGGTAAGATAGTAGCCAAGGAATCCAAATCCAAGTAG
- a CDS encoding YhbY family RNA-binding protein — translation MPPRSARRARAAHHDSPHVIIGKKGFTKEVLKEIDNRLDKQEVVKVKMLRTAVGTGRERRLAAERVAQSLGARLMGVRGRTFVLYRPRKK, via the coding sequence ATGCCCCCGAGGAGCGCGAGGAGAGCAAGAGCGGCGCATCACGATAGCCCGCATGTAATCATAGGGAAGAAGGGCTTCACGAAAGAAGTCCTGAAGGAGATCGATAACAGGCTCGACAAGCAAGAGGTAGTGAAAGTCAAGATGCTGAGAACAGCGGTGGGAACGGGTAGAGAGCGTAGGCTGGCTGCAGAGAGGGTAGCTCAGAGCCTGGGCGCACGGCTTATGGGTGTGAGGGGCCGTACATTCGTACTCTACAGGCCCAGGAAGAAATAG
- a CDS encoding translation initiation factor IF-6, with the protein MPSTGKFEIQTMTVMGNSNVGVYMFATDKYVLAPAGLDKEDKEVITEVLGVEPVETTIAGTRLIGVLASGNDKGLLVASSISDEELRLLKRSLGDGVIVETLPSRNNAVGNLLVANSRAALVYPGLEREALKTIQDVLDVEVFQRAIAGVSTVGSIIALNTRGGLVHPDATDEEIKFLSEVFGVPFITGTVNFGVAFVRTGLVANSRGAIVGEETSGPELARIQMALGGGE; encoded by the coding sequence GTGCCGTCTACGGGTAAATTCGAGATACAGACTATGACAGTGATGGGTAACTCCAACGTAGGCGTTTACATGTTCGCCACCGACAAGTACGTCCTCGCCCCGGCAGGGCTAGATAAGGAGGATAAGGAGGTCATAACCGAGGTCCTCGGAGTCGAACCTGTCGAAACCACTATAGCCGGGACCAGGCTCATCGGCGTCCTAGCATCGGGCAACGACAAGGGCCTGCTAGTGGCATCCAGCATCTCAGACGAAGAGTTGCGTCTCCTCAAGAGATCCCTTGGCGACGGAGTTATCGTGGAGACATTACCTTCGAGGAATAACGCGGTCGGTAATCTACTCGTCGCCAACTCTAGGGCTGCACTGGTGTATCCCGGGCTTGAGAGGGAGGCCTTAAAGACTATACAGGACGTGCTCGACGTTGAAGTCTTCCAGAGGGCTATCGCTGGCGTTTCAACAGTTGGAAGTATAATAGCATTAAACACTAGAGGCGGCCTCGTCCACCCCGATGCAACCGACGAAGAGATCAAGTTCCTATCCGAGGTATTCGGAGTACCCTTCATAACCGGAACAGTTAATTTTGGCGTTGCATTCGTCAGAACTGGATTGGTGGCGAACTCTCGGGGCGCCATAGTAGGAGAGGAAACCAGCGGACCCGAACTCGCCCGTATACAAATGGCCCTAGGAGGTGGAGAATAG
- a CDS encoding 50S ribosomal protein L18a, producing MTSVKIYLVKGEMLLSHDRFPEWRKFEIYVRAVRPEHAIEKIYSDLGGRHKLKRYHIKIKEVKEVALDEVDDLRMLRLSMLTKWVKA from the coding sequence ATGACGAGTGTGAAGATATACCTGGTTAAGGGGGAGATGCTACTCTCCCACGATAGATTCCCCGAGTGGAGGAAGTTCGAGATATACGTTCGAGCAGTGAGGCCAGAGCACGCCATAGAGAAGATCTATAGCGATCTAGGAGGCAGGCACAAGCTAAAGAGATACCACATCAAGATAAAGGAGGTAAAAGAGGTCGCCCTAGACGAGGTAGACGATCTAAGGATGCTGAGGCTATCAATGCTAACTAAATGGGTGAAAGCCTAA
- a CDS encoding 30S ribosomal protein S19e, whose protein sequence is MVNAMEVPADLLVKRVAEKLKKYEQVKPPVWAFFAKTGVHKEKPPEDPDWWYMRAASMLRKMYKSGEPIGIETFRTIYGGRQDRGSAPEHFKKASGSVVRKLLQQLEDAGLVAKIPGKGRVLTPAGRSLLDKTAKEILEDLVKERKDLEIYL, encoded by the coding sequence GTGGTCAATGCAATGGAGGTTCCAGCGGACCTGCTAGTCAAGAGAGTCGCAGAGAAGCTCAAGAAATACGAGCAGGTCAAACCGCCCGTATGGGCCTTCTTCGCTAAAACAGGAGTCCACAAGGAGAAGCCCCCCGAGGACCCGGACTGGTGGTATATGAGAGCGGCCTCCATGCTCCGGAAAATGTACAAGAGCGGGGAGCCCATAGGGATAGAAACGTTCAGAACCATTTACGGTGGTAGACAAGACAGGGGCTCGGCGCCGGAGCACTTCAAGAAAGCCTCGGGTAGCGTTGTAAGGAAGCTGCTCCAGCAGCTGGAGGATGCGGGGCTTGTAGCTAAGATCCCCGGGAAGGGGAGAGTCCTCACCCCGGCCGGGAGGAGTCTACTAGATAAAACAGCCAAGGAGATCCTAGAGGATCTAGTCAAGGAGAGGAAGGACCTAGAGATATACCTCTAA